The following are encoded in a window of Neomicrococcus lactis genomic DNA:
- the wecC gene encoding UDP-N-acetyl-D-mannosamine dehydrogenase, translating into MKSFSRVVVVGLGYIGLPTAAILASRGIKVSGVDVNEATVDAVNAGRVPFVEPALGDFVEKAVADGMLSASTETPAGEAYIIAVPTPFNADKSANLDYIKAAAGNVAPLLQGDELLILESTSPPGATEIMAEHIYSIRPDLRESNLLFAHCPERVLPGRVMEELVTNDRIVGGITREAAEAARDLYSVFCEGEMLLTDAKTAEMAKLVENSYRDVNIAFANELSVISSRLGINVWELIELANHHPRVNILQPGPGVGGHCIAVDPWFIVAAAPEESLLIRQARETNDAKPNWVIEQVRQAAAGLSRTPKIAALGLAFKANIDDLRESPALSIAAQLADEFPESSILAVEPHVSAMPKALAGKSNVTLEETDAALENADIVVLLVDHDQFKAVPATALAGKAIVDTRGLWR; encoded by the coding sequence ATGAAATCATTTTCTCGAGTCGTTGTCGTCGGACTCGGCTACATTGGTCTGCCCACCGCAGCGATTCTTGCATCTCGCGGTATCAAGGTATCCGGCGTGGATGTCAACGAAGCAACCGTTGACGCCGTCAACGCTGGACGCGTTCCCTTCGTAGAGCCTGCACTGGGTGACTTCGTGGAGAAGGCCGTTGCAGATGGCATGCTGAGCGCATCTACTGAGACGCCAGCTGGCGAGGCATACATCATCGCCGTGCCAACTCCATTCAACGCTGACAAGTCGGCAAACTTGGACTACATCAAGGCAGCGGCCGGTAATGTTGCTCCACTCTTGCAGGGCGACGAGCTCCTCATTCTTGAGTCGACCTCCCCTCCAGGTGCCACCGAGATCATGGCCGAGCACATCTACTCGATCCGCCCGGACCTTCGCGAGAGCAACTTGTTGTTTGCGCACTGCCCAGAGCGCGTATTGCCAGGTCGCGTCATGGAAGAGCTCGTGACCAATGACCGCATCGTTGGCGGTATCACACGTGAAGCTGCTGAAGCAGCTCGCGATCTCTACTCCGTATTCTGCGAAGGCGAAATGCTTTTGACGGATGCGAAGACCGCTGAGATGGCAAAGCTCGTGGAAAACTCTTACCGCGACGTGAACATTGCATTCGCAAACGAACTTTCCGTGATTTCCTCCCGTTTGGGCATCAACGTCTGGGAACTCATTGAGTTGGCTAACCACCATCCACGCGTCAACATCTTGCAGCCGGGCCCAGGCGTCGGCGGACACTGCATCGCCGTTGATCCTTGGTTCATCGTGGCAGCCGCTCCTGAAGAGTCCTTGTTGATTCGCCAGGCTCGCGAGACGAACGATGCCAAGCCAAACTGGGTTATTGAGCAGGTTCGCCAAGCAGCTGCTGGCCTTTCCCGCACGCCGAAGATCGCTGCTTTGGGTCTTGCATTCAAGGCAAACATCGACGACTTGCGCGAATCCCCAGCGCTCTCCATCGCTGCTCAGCTGGCTGATGAGTTCCCTGAGAGCTCCATCCTGGCTGTCGAGCCACACGTTTCCGCAATGCCAAAGGCTCTCGCCGGGAAGTCCAACGTGACCCTCGAAGAGACGGACGCCGCTTTGGAGAACGCTGACATTGTGGTGCTCTTGGTTGACCACGATCAGTTCAAGGCTGTTCCAGCAACCGCACTTGCTGGCAAGGCAATCGTCGATACTCGAGGACTTTGGCGCTAA